One genomic segment of Tripterygium wilfordii isolate XIE 37 chromosome 9, ASM1340144v1, whole genome shotgun sequence includes these proteins:
- the LOC120005512 gene encoding uncharacterized protein At2g39795, mitochondrial, with the protein MWKKVLAESTVRQPWRMIACRRSISSTSSSAVDSILLRSLKEHYLEVSKMTPPPKVSPPSPFTIMKGALDSSGPVLKRTYGNEEISISVMRLANIIPDGGDDDGDDGINQLFLHVDVSKPDQNVSVHFLCGLYPDALGIHSVSMRSKLEMSESLTISKYNGPVFEDLDERMRDTLHGYIEERGVNESLFPFLQAWLYVKDHRNLLRWFKTVGSFINEDKLPKTA; encoded by the exons ATGTGGAAGAAAGTGCTTGCAGAAAGCACAGTGCGCCAGCCATGGCGCATGATAGCATGTCGGCGCTCAATCTCCAGTACTTCCTCCTCCGCCGTCGATTCAATATTGCTCCGGTCACTCAAAGAGCATTATCTCGAAGTCTCCAAAATGACTCCTCCCCCT AAAGTGAGCCCTCCTTCACCATTTACAATAATGAAAGGTGCACTTGATTCCAGTGGTCCTGTCCTGAAGCGCACCTATGGGAATGAGGAAATTAGTATATCAGTAATGAGATTGGCCAACATTATTCCTGATGGTGGCGATGATGATGGTGACGATGGTATTAATCAGTTGTTCCTTCATGTGGATGTGTCGAAGCCCGACCAGAATGTTTCTGTGCATTTCCTATGTGGGTTGTATCCGGATGCATTGGGTATTCATTCAGTCTCAATGCGCTCAAAGCTTGAGATGTCAGAGTCCCTTACTATTTCTAAATACAACGGCCCTGTTTTTGA GGATCTTGATGAAAGAATGAGAGATACACTTCATGGTTATATAGAAGAGCGAGGTGTGAATGAGAGTCTCTTTCCCTTTCTTCAAGCATGGCTATATGTGAAGGATCATCGGAATCTTTTGCGTTGGTTTAAAACAGTAGGCTCATTCATTAATGAAGATAAGTTGCCGAAAACAGCTTAA
- the LOC120005504 gene encoding probable beta-D-xylosidase 5 isoform X2, translating to MKGNAESELIGKSIFLFSIDYIYCDSSLPFDVRAKDLVDRMTLNEKVEQVGNLATGVPRIGLLKYQWWSEALHGVSNVGPGTFFDDTIPGATSFPTVILSAAAFNQSLWKSIGQAVSTEARAMYNLGKAGLTYWSPNINVVRDPRWGRAIETPGEDPYVVGTFATNYVRGLQDVPGTENTADLNSRPLKVSSCCKHYAAYDVDAWKGVDRYHFDARVSEQDMKETFLRPFEMCVKDGDVSSVMCSYNRVNGIPACADPYLLKNTIRGEWDLHGYIVSDCDSIEVMHDDHKWLGDSKEDAVAQVLKAGLDLDCGDYYTKALGNSVRQGEVKEADLDKSLKYLYVVLMRLGFFDGSPQFNSLGKNDVCSDANLELATEAAREGIVLLKNDNKTLPLKSCDISKIAVIGPHAKATSAMIGNYAGIPCGIVTPFDGISKYGGEVTYEKGCSDVACKDDSLIFSAMNAAKNADATILLVGLDLSVEAESLDRNDLLLPGYQTQLINQVAESSSGPLVVVIMSAGGIDISFAKNNPKIKAILWAGYPGEKGGRAIADVIFGKYNPGGRLPLTWYEAGYVDMLPMTSMPLRPVDSLGYPGRTYKFFNGSTVYPFGYGLSYTNFSYSVLTSPATSVKIKLNKFQHCRNVNYSESEQAATINNCPAVVIDDLECGYKFGFEVAVENVGKEDGSDVVMVYSKPPEGIVGSHSKQLIGFEREFVKSGETKVVKFEFDACKSLNIVDTSGYNLLPSGGHIIMVGEGDNVISFPLQLSYYN from the exons ATGAAGGGAAATGCAGAGTCAGAACTGATTGGAAAAAGCATATTCTTGTTCTCCATTG attatatctaCTGCGACTCTTCTCTTCCATTCGATGTCAGGGCCAAGGACTTGGTGGACAGAATGACATTGAACGAGAAAGTCGAGCAGGTTGGGAATTTGGCCACTGGAGTGCCAAGAATTGGGCTTCTCAAGTACCAGTGGTGGTCAGAGGCACTCCATGGTGTCTCCAATGTTGGCCCTGGAACCTTCTTTGATGACACCATTCCTGGCGCTACAAGCTTCCCTACTGTCATTCTCTCTGCTGCTGCCTTTAATCAGTCTCTATGGAAATCCATTGGCCAG GCTGTTTCGACGGAGGCAAGAGCCATGTACAATCTGGGGAAAGCAGGATTGACATACTGGAGTCCAAATATTAACGTGGTGAGAGATCCCAGGTGGGGAAGAGCCATTGAGACTCCAGGAGAAGATCCTTATGTGGTGGGTACATTCGCTACAAATTACGTAAGAGGATTGCAAGATGTTCCAGGGACTGAAAACACAGCAGACTTGAACTCTAGACCTCTCAAGGTTTCCTCTTGTTGCAAGCACTATGCTGCCTATGATGTCGATGCCTGGAAGGGAGTTGATCGCTATCACTTTGATGCAAGA gtGAGTGAGCAAGATATGAAGGAGACATTCCTTAGGCCTTTTGAGATGTGTGTTAAAGATGGCGACGTTAGCAGTGTCATGTGTTCCTATAATCGGGTTAATGGCATTCCTGCTTGTGCTGATCCATATCTTCTCAAGAACACTATCAGAGGGGAATGGGACCTTCATGG ATATATTGTCTCTGATTGTGATTCTATTGAGGTAATGCATGATGATCACAAATGGCTTGGTGACTCAAAAGAGGATGCTGTTGCACAAGTTCTTAAAGCAG GATTGGATCTTGACTGTGGAGACTACTACACCAAAGCTCTTGGAAACTCAGTGAGGCAAGGAGAAGTAAAGGAGGCTGACCTTGACAAGTCATTGAAGTACCTTTATGTGGTTCTTATGAGGCTTGGATTCTTTGATGGAAGCCCTCAATTCAACAGCCTTGGAAAGAATGATGTTTGTTCAGACGCTAACTTGGAGTTAGCTACTGAAGCAGCCAGAGAAGGAATTGTACTATTGAAGAATGATAACAAAACTCTCCCTCTGAAGTCTTGTGACATCAGTAAAATAGCAGTTATTGGACCCCATGCAAAAGCAACATCTGCAATGATCGGAAATTATGCTG GCATTCCTTGCGGAATTGTTACTCCATTTGATGGTATCTCCAAGTATGGAGGAGAAGTCACATATGAAAAGGGATGCAGCGACGTAGCTTGCAAGGACGATAGTTTGATCTTTTCAGCCATGAATGCTGCAAAGAATGCTGATGCTACTATTCTTTTGGTGGGTTTGGACTTGTCTGTGGAGGCTGAGAGCTTGGATAGGAATGATCTTCTCCTCCCAGGTTACCAAACTCAATTAATCAACCAAGTAGCTGAATCATCTTCAGGTCCTCTAGTTGTTGTGATTATGTCAGCCGGTGGGATCGACATAAGCTTTGCCAAGAACAATCCTAAAATTAAAGCTATTCTTTGGGCCGGCTATCCTGGCGAGAAAGGTGGTCGCGCCATTGCTGATGTTATCTTCGGAAAATACAATCCAG GTGGAAGATTGCCCCTTACATGGTATGAAGCTGGTTATGTGGACATGCTGCCAATGACATCCATGCCACTAAGGCCTGTTGATAGCTTGGGTTACCCTGGAAGAACATACAAGTTCTTCAATGGCTCAACAGTATACCCATTCGGGTATGGCCTTAGCTACACAAATTTCAGTTACAGCGTTCTTACATCCCCTGCAACTTCAGTAAAGATAAAACTAAACAAGTTCCAGCATTGTCGCAACGTGAACTACTCAGAGTCAGAGCAGGCCGCCACCATCAACAATTGTCCTGCTGTAGTGATTGATGACCTTGAATGTGGATATAAATTTGGGTTTGAAGTTGCAGTCGAGAATGTTGGGAAGGAGGATGGAAGTGATGTTGTCATGGTTTACTCCAAGCCACCAGAGGGAATAGTTGGTAGTCACTCCAAACAACTGATTGGCTTCGAGAGAGAGTTTGTGAAATCAGGAGAAACCAAGGTGGTGAAGTTTGAGTTTGATGCTTGCAAGAGCTTGAACATAGTTGATACCTCTGGTTACAATCTTTTGCCATCCGGTGGGCATATAATCATGGTGGGAGAGGGAGATAATGTAATCTCATTCCCACTTCAACTCAGTTACTACAATTAG
- the LOC120005508 gene encoding dnaJ protein homolog: MFGRAPKKSDNTKYYEILGVSKNASQDDLKKAYRKAAIKNHPDKGGDPEKFKELAQAYEVLSDPEKRELYDQYGEDALKEGMGGGGGGHDPFDIFSSFFGGSPFGGGGSSRGRRQRRGEDVIHPLKVSLEDLYNGTSKKLSLSRNVICSKCKGKGSKSGASMKCSGCQGSGMKVSIRHLGPSMIQQMQHPCNECKGTGEMINDKDRCPQCKGEKVIQEKKVLEVVVEKGMQNGQRITFPGEADEAPDTLTGDIVFVLQQKEHPKFKRKGDDLFVEHTLSLTEALCGFHFIITHLDGRQLIIKSQPGEVVKPDQFKAVNDEGMPMYQRPFMKGKLYIHFSVDFPDTLAPEQCKALETVLPPRTSTSLTDMELEECEETTLHDVNIEEEMRRKEQQRAQEAYDEDEDMHGGAQKVQCAQQ, translated from the exons ATGTTTGGGAGAGCGCCTAAGAAGAGCGACAACACCAAGTACTATGAGATCCTTGGGGTCTCGAAGAACGCATCACAAGATGACCTCAAAAAGGCTTATCGTAAAGCAGCTATCAAGAACCATCCTGACAAGGGTGGTGATCCTGAGAAG TTTAAGGAGCTGGCACAAGCATATGAGGTTCTGAGTGACCCAGAGAAACGTGAGCTATATGATCAATATGGTGAGGATGCTCTCAAGGAAGGAATggggggtggtggtggtggccaTGATCCATTTGACATATTCTCTTCATTCTTTGGTGGCAGCCCATTTGGTG gTGGTGGAAGCAGTAGGGGAAGAAGGCAGAGGAGGGGTGAGGATGTTATCCATCCCCTGAAGGTTTCCCTGGAAGATCTTTACAATGGGACGTCAAAGAAGTTGTCCCTCTCTCGCAATGTTATCTGCTCTAAGTGCAAAGG CAAAGGGTCTAAGTCAGGTGCATCAATGAAATGTTCTGGCTGTCAAGGTTCTGGGATGAAGGTCTCCATTAGACACCTTGGTCCTTCAATGATTCAGCAGATGCAACATCCTTGCAACGAATGTAAGGGTACTGGTGAAATGATCAATGACAAGGATCGTTGCCCTCAGTGCAAGGGTGAAAAGGTGATTCAGGAGAAGAAAGTGTTGGAAGTTGTTGTGGAAAAGGGTATGCAAAACGGGCAAAGGATTACATTCCCTGGAGAAGCTGATGAGGCA CCCGATACTCTCACCGGGGACATTGTTTTTGTCCTACAACAGAAGGAGCATCCAAAATTCAAGCGAAAGGGTGATGATCTTTTTGTTGAGCATACATTGTCTCTCACAGAGGCACTGTGTGGCTTCCACTTCATTATTACCCATTTGGATGGAAGACAGCTTATCATCAAATCCCAACCTGGTGAAGTTGTTAAGCCTG ACCAATTCAAGGCTGTAAACGATGAAGGAATGCCAATGTACCAAAGACCTTTCATGAAGGGCAAATTGTACATTCATTTCAGTGTTGACTTCCCTGACACACTTGCCCCAGAGCAGTGCAAGGCTCTGGAGACTGTTCTTCCTCCAAGGACCTCAACATCGTTGACTGATATGGAGCTAGAAGAATGTGAGGAAACTACACTGCATGATGTGAACATCGAGGAGGAGATGCGGAGGAAAGAGCAGCAACGTGCACAAGAGGCTTACGATGAGGATGAAGACATGCATGGTGGTGCACAGAAAGTGCAATGTGCTCAGCAATAG
- the LOC120005504 gene encoding probable beta-D-xylosidase 5 isoform X1, whose protein sequence is MKGNAESELIGKSIFLFSIAFASARPSKTIQEDLAAPSADQGPTHVCHASRFADLGLDMADYIYCDSSLPFDVRAKDLVDRMTLNEKVEQVGNLATGVPRIGLLKYQWWSEALHGVSNVGPGTFFDDTIPGATSFPTVILSAAAFNQSLWKSIGQAVSTEARAMYNLGKAGLTYWSPNINVVRDPRWGRAIETPGEDPYVVGTFATNYVRGLQDVPGTENTADLNSRPLKVSSCCKHYAAYDVDAWKGVDRYHFDARVSEQDMKETFLRPFEMCVKDGDVSSVMCSYNRVNGIPACADPYLLKNTIRGEWDLHGYIVSDCDSIEVMHDDHKWLGDSKEDAVAQVLKAGLDLDCGDYYTKALGNSVRQGEVKEADLDKSLKYLYVVLMRLGFFDGSPQFNSLGKNDVCSDANLELATEAAREGIVLLKNDNKTLPLKSCDISKIAVIGPHAKATSAMIGNYAGIPCGIVTPFDGISKYGGEVTYEKGCSDVACKDDSLIFSAMNAAKNADATILLVGLDLSVEAESLDRNDLLLPGYQTQLINQVAESSSGPLVVVIMSAGGIDISFAKNNPKIKAILWAGYPGEKGGRAIADVIFGKYNPGGRLPLTWYEAGYVDMLPMTSMPLRPVDSLGYPGRTYKFFNGSTVYPFGYGLSYTNFSYSVLTSPATSVKIKLNKFQHCRNVNYSESEQAATINNCPAVVIDDLECGYKFGFEVAVENVGKEDGSDVVMVYSKPPEGIVGSHSKQLIGFEREFVKSGETKVVKFEFDACKSLNIVDTSGYNLLPSGGHIIMVGEGDNVISFPLQLSYYN, encoded by the exons ATGAAGGGAAATGCAGAGTCAGAACTGATTGGAAAAAGCATATTCTTGTTCTCCATTG CCTTTGCTTCTGCTAGACCTTCTAAGACCATACAAGAGGATTTAGCTGCTCCTTCTGCTGATCAAGGTCCAACCCATGTGTGTCATGCATCAAGATTTGCTGATCTTGGTCTTgacatggcagattatatctaCTGCGACTCTTCTCTTCCATTCGATGTCAGGGCCAAGGACTTGGTGGACAGAATGACATTGAACGAGAAAGTCGAGCAGGTTGGGAATTTGGCCACTGGAGTGCCAAGAATTGGGCTTCTCAAGTACCAGTGGTGGTCAGAGGCACTCCATGGTGTCTCCAATGTTGGCCCTGGAACCTTCTTTGATGACACCATTCCTGGCGCTACAAGCTTCCCTACTGTCATTCTCTCTGCTGCTGCCTTTAATCAGTCTCTATGGAAATCCATTGGCCAG GCTGTTTCGACGGAGGCAAGAGCCATGTACAATCTGGGGAAAGCAGGATTGACATACTGGAGTCCAAATATTAACGTGGTGAGAGATCCCAGGTGGGGAAGAGCCATTGAGACTCCAGGAGAAGATCCTTATGTGGTGGGTACATTCGCTACAAATTACGTAAGAGGATTGCAAGATGTTCCAGGGACTGAAAACACAGCAGACTTGAACTCTAGACCTCTCAAGGTTTCCTCTTGTTGCAAGCACTATGCTGCCTATGATGTCGATGCCTGGAAGGGAGTTGATCGCTATCACTTTGATGCAAGA gtGAGTGAGCAAGATATGAAGGAGACATTCCTTAGGCCTTTTGAGATGTGTGTTAAAGATGGCGACGTTAGCAGTGTCATGTGTTCCTATAATCGGGTTAATGGCATTCCTGCTTGTGCTGATCCATATCTTCTCAAGAACACTATCAGAGGGGAATGGGACCTTCATGG ATATATTGTCTCTGATTGTGATTCTATTGAGGTAATGCATGATGATCACAAATGGCTTGGTGACTCAAAAGAGGATGCTGTTGCACAAGTTCTTAAAGCAG GATTGGATCTTGACTGTGGAGACTACTACACCAAAGCTCTTGGAAACTCAGTGAGGCAAGGAGAAGTAAAGGAGGCTGACCTTGACAAGTCATTGAAGTACCTTTATGTGGTTCTTATGAGGCTTGGATTCTTTGATGGAAGCCCTCAATTCAACAGCCTTGGAAAGAATGATGTTTGTTCAGACGCTAACTTGGAGTTAGCTACTGAAGCAGCCAGAGAAGGAATTGTACTATTGAAGAATGATAACAAAACTCTCCCTCTGAAGTCTTGTGACATCAGTAAAATAGCAGTTATTGGACCCCATGCAAAAGCAACATCTGCAATGATCGGAAATTATGCTG GCATTCCTTGCGGAATTGTTACTCCATTTGATGGTATCTCCAAGTATGGAGGAGAAGTCACATATGAAAAGGGATGCAGCGACGTAGCTTGCAAGGACGATAGTTTGATCTTTTCAGCCATGAATGCTGCAAAGAATGCTGATGCTACTATTCTTTTGGTGGGTTTGGACTTGTCTGTGGAGGCTGAGAGCTTGGATAGGAATGATCTTCTCCTCCCAGGTTACCAAACTCAATTAATCAACCAAGTAGCTGAATCATCTTCAGGTCCTCTAGTTGTTGTGATTATGTCAGCCGGTGGGATCGACATAAGCTTTGCCAAGAACAATCCTAAAATTAAAGCTATTCTTTGGGCCGGCTATCCTGGCGAGAAAGGTGGTCGCGCCATTGCTGATGTTATCTTCGGAAAATACAATCCAG GTGGAAGATTGCCCCTTACATGGTATGAAGCTGGTTATGTGGACATGCTGCCAATGACATCCATGCCACTAAGGCCTGTTGATAGCTTGGGTTACCCTGGAAGAACATACAAGTTCTTCAATGGCTCAACAGTATACCCATTCGGGTATGGCCTTAGCTACACAAATTTCAGTTACAGCGTTCTTACATCCCCTGCAACTTCAGTAAAGATAAAACTAAACAAGTTCCAGCATTGTCGCAACGTGAACTACTCAGAGTCAGAGCAGGCCGCCACCATCAACAATTGTCCTGCTGTAGTGATTGATGACCTTGAATGTGGATATAAATTTGGGTTTGAAGTTGCAGTCGAGAATGTTGGGAAGGAGGATGGAAGTGATGTTGTCATGGTTTACTCCAAGCCACCAGAGGGAATAGTTGGTAGTCACTCCAAACAACTGATTGGCTTCGAGAGAGAGTTTGTGAAATCAGGAGAAACCAAGGTGGTGAAGTTTGAGTTTGATGCTTGCAAGAGCTTGAACATAGTTGATACCTCTGGTTACAATCTTTTGCCATCCGGTGGGCATATAATCATGGTGGGAGAGGGAGATAATGTAATCTCATTCCCACTTCAACTCAGTTACTACAATTAG
- the LOC120005916 gene encoding pentatricopeptide repeat-containing protein At5g15280, mitochondrial-like, whose translation MSASRLLLLQGMASLSYSSLRSSLRSASLHTSKSSIKNHNFGFKGIDDAVECFNRMVHMHPPPSTFEFNRLFASIVKMNHYSAVISLAKSMELFGIRHNIYTYSILMNCLCCLRRVDFGFSLLGKILKLGLQPDTVTFTTIIKGLCAEGKVTHAVRFFDEMVDNGYQPDVVTYTIMINSFCKIGYTHVAVQLLKKMKNRGCKPDVVAYNTVIDSLCKDMQFDNAFNLYLEMIDQCVTPDVFIYSSLIKGACNSGQWNKTTRLWNEMIAKKITPDVITFNIIIDNLGKEGKILEAESVLEKMIEIDVEPDMFTYRTLMDGYCLVGQIDKALKVFYSITKKGFQLDVISYNILINGCCKSKRIGKAMTLFSDMNSIGLCANTITYNTLISGLCKVGKVQAAKKFLKEMCARGHTPNLITYNTLLDGLCKHGRLDEALALFKAMQGSGLELGIVTYNTIIDGLIKGGNLNIARNLFSSLCVKGLNPDTKTYNILINGLCKEGHLSEAYDLIREMEDTEYSPDEGTYNTIIRGLFRNNNTSLAVQLLREMVGKGFSGHASTAEMVVDLLSNDAYDKSVSNELRTLLLALVFIYLMCSTGDMVVSDSKHSVSGGYSSRRFYKSKPEIAKPLFLRLFKSLNVYEPEIAKPLLFCSVCAQHKKHPMKTNGMPFALQSPSLALYQSYGVAHHRLSLGFCGSYSTSYSELDVGRIICSIQHTKCRWCSSSSREILMLKGIVSTGHQLIEEDSLLDEMGGRICNGGAAEKVLISGCYGHTGREKPEISLLHPQPFVAEMSNFKHEERTSHLFTSTRMDYMGLPPYALPDDAEVGLTETFHFRSSHGMASLSYSSLRFSLRSASLHTSKSSINNHNFGFNGIDDAVDCFNRMVHMHPPPSTFEFNRLFASIVKMNHYSAVISMAKSMELFGIKNDICTFNTLMNCFCSLRRVDFGFSLLGKILKLGLEPDTVTFTTIIKGLCAEGKVAHAVRFFDEMVDNGYQPNVVTYTTMINPFCKIGYTHVAVQLLKKMENRGCKPDVVTYNTVIDGLCKDMQFDNASNLYLEMIHQGVTPDVFTYSSLIKGACSSGQWNKTTRLWNEMIARKITPDVITFNIIIDNLGKEGKILEAESVLEKMIEIAVEPDMFTYRALMDGYCLVGRIDKALKVFYSITRKGFGLDVISYNILINGCCKSKCIGKAMTLFSDMNSIGLCADTITYNTLISGLCKVDKVQAAKNLLKEMCARGHTPNLITYSSLLDGLCKHGRLDEALALFKAMQGSGLELDIVTYNTIIDGLSKGGNLNIARNLFSSLCVKGLNPNTKTYNILINGLCKEGHLSEAYELIREMEDTEYSPDEGTYSTIIRGLFRNNNTSLAVQLLREMVGKGFSGHASTAEMVVDLLSNNAYDKSVSNELRMLLLT comes from the exons ATGTCTGCTTCTcgtcttctccttcttcaaggTATGGCTTCTCTGAGTTACTCCTCACTTCGTTCTTCTCTCAGATCGGCCTCTTTGCATACCTCCAAATCTTCAATAAAAAACCACAATTTTGGATTCAAAGGCATCGATGATGCTGTTGAATGCTTTAATCGGATGGTTCACATGCACCCTCCACCTTCTACGTTCGAATTTAATCGATTGTTTGCTTCAATCGTGAAAATGAATCACTATTCAGCCGTGATTTCACTGGCTAAATCTATGGAGCTGTTTGGTATTAGGCACAATATCTATACTTATAGTATATTGATGAACTGTCTTTGTTGTTTGAGGCGTGTGGATTTTGGGTTCTCTCTTCTGGGGAAAATCCTTAAACTTGGTCTCCAACCTGATACTGTAACATTTACCACCATCATCAAGGGGTTGTGCGCTGAGGGTAAAGTTACACATGCTGTGAGATTTTTTGATGAGATGGTGGATAATGGTTATCAACCAGATGTAGTTACTTACACCATAATGATAAATTCTTTCTGTAAAATAGGTTATACTCACGTGGCAGTCCAATTactcaaaaaaatgaaaaatagagGTTGTAAACCAGATGTAGTGGCATATAATACAGTCATTGATAGCCTATGCAAGGACATGCAATTTGACAATGCTTTCAATCTGTATTTGGAAATGATTGATCAATGTGTCACACCAGATGTCTTCATTTATAGCTCTTTAATTAAAGGTGCATGCAATTCAGGCCAATGGAATAAGACTACAAGGTTATGGAATGAAATGATTGCAAAGAAGATCACACCAGATGTCATCACTTTCAATATTATCATTGATAATCTCGGTAAAGAAGGGAAGATTTTAGAGGCTGAATCTGTGCTTGAGAAGATGATTGAGATCGATGTGGAACCCGACATGTTTACGTATCGTACATTGATGGACGGATATTGTCTCGTAGGCCAAATTGATAAGGCATTGAAAGTGTTTTATTCGATTACTAAAAAGGGTTTTCAACTTGATGTTATTAgttataatatattaatcaatGGATGTTGTAAGAGTAAACGTATTGGGAAAGCAATGACACTTTTTAGTGATATGAATTCCATAGGATTGTGTGCTAACACTATTACATACAATACCCTTATAAGTGGATTGTGCAAGGTAGGCAAAGTTCAAGCGGCAAAAAAATTTCTCAAGGAGATGTGTGCACGCGGTCATACTCCAAACTTGATAACTTACAACACTCTATTGGATGGTTTATGCAAGCATGGGCGTCTTGATGAGGCATTAGCGTTGTTTAAAGCAATGCAAGGAAGTGGGTTGGAACTAGGTATTGTAACTTATAACACCATCATTGATGGTTTAATTAAGGGCGGGAATCTTAATATTGCAAGGAACTTGTTTTCCAGCTTGTGTGTCAAGGGCCTAAATCCGGATACAAAAACGTATAATATTTTGATCAATGGCCTCTGTAAAGAAGGGCACTTAAGTGAAGCATATGACCTCATCAGGGAAATGGAAGATACTGAATACTCTCCAGATGAAGGTACTTACAATACAATCATTCGAGGATTATTCCGAAACAACAACACTTCTTTGGCGGTGCAACTTCTTCGAGAAATGGTTGGTAAGGGGTTCTCAGGACATGCATCTACTGCGGAGATGGTAGTGGATTTGTTATCTAACGATGCATATGACAAATCGGTTTCCAATGAACTTCGTACGCTACT GCTTGCCTTG GTGTTCATCTACTTGATGTGCTCAACAGGTGATATGGTTGTAAGTGACAGCAAGCATTCAGTTTCAGGGGGTTACTCTTCT AGAAGATTTTACAAATCTAAACCTGAAATCGCAAAGCCTCTCTTTCTTCGCCTCTTCAAATCGTTGAATGTATATGAACCTGAGATCGCAAAGCCTCTTCTCTTCTGCAGTGTAT GTGCTCAGCATAAGAAGCACCCTATGAAGACAAACGGGATGCCCTTCGCTCTCCAATCTCCATCGCTAGCTCTATATCAGA GTTATGGAGTTGCACATCATAGGTTATCTCTTGGTTTTTGTGGTTCCTACAGCACCAGCTATTCTGAACTTGATGTG GGACGCATAATTTGCAGTATCCAGCATACAAAGTGTAGATGGTGCAGCTCAAGTAGTAGAGAGATTCTGATGTTGAAGGGGATTGTCTCTACTGGGCATCAGTTAATTGAGGAGGATTCTTTACTTGATGAGATGGGAG GAAGGATCTGCAATGGCGGCGCTGCTGAGAAGGTATTGATATCTGGTTGCTATGGACATACAG GAAGAGAAAAGCCAGAAATCTCTTTACTTCATCCCCAGCCTTTTGTTGCTGAAATGTCCAATTTTAAACACGAAGAGAGAACTTCACATTTATTTACTAGTACTAG GATGGACTATATGGGTCTTCCACCATACGCATTGCCTGATGATGCCGAAGTTGGCCTTACAGAGACCTTCCACTTTCGCAGTTCGCACG gtaTGGCTTCTCTGAGTTACTCCTCACTTCGTTTTTCTCTTAGGTCGGCCTCTTTGCATACCTCCAAATCTTCAATAAACAACCACAATTTTGGATTCAACGGCATCGATGATGCTGTTGACTGCTTTAATCGGATGGTTCACATGCACCCTCCACCTTCTACGTTCGAATTTAATCGATTGTTTGCTTCAATCGTTAAAATGAATCACTATTCAGCGGTGATTTCAATGGCTAAATCTATGGAGCTGTTTGGTATCAAGAATGATATCTGTACTTTTAATACATTGATGAACTGCTTTTGTTCTTTGAGGCGTGTGGACTTTGGGTTTTCTCTTCTGGGGAAAATCCTTAAACTGGGTCTCGAACCTGATACGGTAACATTTACCACCATCATCAAAGGGTTGTGCGCTGAGGGTAAAGTTGCACATGCTGTGAGATTTTTTGATGAGATGGTGGATAATGGTTATCAACCAAATGTAGTTACTTACACCACAATGATAAATCCTTTCTGTAAAATAGGTTATACTCACGTGGCAGTCCAATTActcaaaaaaatggaaaatagaGGTTGTAAACCGGATGTAGTGACATATAATACTGTCATTGATGGCCTATGCAAGGACATGCAATTTGACAATGCTTCCAATCTGTATTTGGAAATGATTCATCAAGGTGTTACACCAGATGTCTTCACTTATAGCTCTTTAATTAAAGGTGCATGCAGTTCAGGCCAATGGAATAAGACTACAAGGTTATGGAATGAAATGATTGCAAGGAAGATCACACCAGATGTCATCACTTTCAATATTATCATTGATAATCTTGGTAAAGAAGGGAAGATTTTAGAGGCTGAATCTGTGCTTGAGAAGATGATTGAGATCGCTGTGGAACCCGACATGTTCACTTATCGTGCATTGATGGACGGATATTGTCTAGTAGGCCGAATTGATAAGGCCTTGAAAGTGTTTTATTCGATTACTAGAAAGGGTTTTGGACTTGATGTTATTAgttataatatattaatcaatGGATGTTGTAAGAGTAAATGTATAGGGAAAGCAATGACACTTTTTAGTGATATGAATTCCATAGGATTGTGTGCTGACACTATTACATACAATACCCTTATAAGTGGATTGTGCAAGGTAGACAAAGTTCAAGCGGCAAAAAATCTTCTCAAGGAGATGTGTGCACGCGGTCATACTCCAAACTTGATAACTTACTCAAGTCTATTGGATGGTTTATGCAAGCATGGGCGTCTTGATGAGGCATTAGCGTTGTTTAAAGCAATGCAAGGAAGTGGTTTGGAACTAGATATTGTAACTTATAACACCATCATTGATGGTTTAAGTAAGGGCGGGAATCTTAATATTGCAAGGAACTTGTTTTCCAGCTTGTGTGTCAAGGGCCTAAATCCTAATACAAAGACGTATAATATTTTGATCAATGGCCTCTGTAAAGAAGGGCACTTAAGTGAAGCATATGAGCTCATCAGGGAAATGGAAGATACTGAATACTCTCCAGATGAAGGAACTTACAGTACAATCATTCGAGGATTATTCCGAAACAACAACACTTCTTTGGCGGTGCAGCTTCTTCGAGAAATGGTTGGTAAGGGGTTCTCAGGACATGCATCTACTGCGGAGATGGTAGTGGATTTGTTATCTAACAATGCATATGACAAATCAGTTTCCAATGAACTTCGTATGCTACTGTTAACTTGA